Proteins found in one Massilia sp. H6 genomic segment:
- a CDS encoding DUF3857 and transglutaminase domain-containing protein, with the protein MPFRLILVFLLLFATSTPVAGERFHQHFTVEADGSYLLEAELVQHIGSAAAIGLHAEQFVGFNASLDDVLAIEAWTAKADGRRVPVASYQIREQQEAASQQAPMFQDTRVKVVIFPAVAVGDTLHLRYRLRRHTPLFPGQFEHFTAAHRVPARDMRLSYDLPASMALHADAVGFEQEPGDSRPGRRRTSWRYVDGGNKRVEHGSVSHLDYGNRLAVTTFADYAALALAYSARAKAAAQPDAAIEQLAADIVQGILDPHARAIALSDWVRRNIRYVAVYLGRGGVVPHSAPAVLANRYGDCKDQAALLQALLAAAGMPASAALVNSGTAYRLPLVPTLGVLDHVIVYVPQLQLYLDPGAAGVAGGLLPPALLGKPVVLADSGAFAMTPVFQPARSRTLTRVDLAPDGSRRFQVTRSSGDADQHGVIEGFAQLPGPVALATAFHARDGLIDAVFKLGQEPRRQLDFVCPAIDAQHELRYRLPANTRVLALPQALVVDDGRFFYRSQYARRGATVVVKRRLQFRHTAATCTPQDYRVMRPALVRMMRDLEGQVLVQVQGR; encoded by the coding sequence ATGCCGTTTCGCTTGATCCTGGTTTTCTTGTTGTTGTTCGCTACCAGCACGCCCGTTGCCGGCGAGCGCTTCCACCAGCATTTTACGGTCGAGGCAGATGGCTCCTACCTGCTCGAAGCCGAGCTGGTCCAGCACATCGGCAGTGCTGCCGCCATCGGGCTGCATGCCGAGCAGTTCGTCGGCTTCAATGCCTCGCTCGACGATGTGCTGGCCATCGAGGCCTGGACCGCCAAGGCCGACGGCCGCCGCGTGCCGGTGGCTTCTTACCAGATCCGCGAGCAGCAAGAAGCCGCGTCGCAGCAAGCGCCGATGTTCCAGGACACGCGCGTGAAAGTGGTGATCTTCCCCGCTGTCGCGGTGGGCGATACGCTGCACTTGCGTTACCGGCTGCGCCGCCATACGCCGCTGTTTCCCGGGCAGTTCGAGCACTTCACGGCGGCGCACCGCGTCCCTGCCCGCGACATGCGGCTGAGCTACGACCTGCCGGCGTCGATGGCGCTCCATGCCGATGCGGTCGGCTTCGAACAGGAGCCCGGCGACAGCCGTCCGGGCCGGCGCCGCACCAGCTGGCGTTATGTAGACGGCGGCAACAAACGCGTCGAGCACGGTTCGGTGAGCCATCTCGACTACGGCAATCGCCTGGCCGTCACCACCTTTGCCGATTACGCCGCGCTGGCCCTGGCCTATTCGGCCCGCGCCAAGGCGGCGGCGCAGCCCGATGCGGCCATCGAGCAGCTTGCCGCCGACATTGTCCAGGGCATTCTCGACCCGCATGCGCGCGCGATCGCGCTCTCGGACTGGGTCAGGCGCAACATCCGCTACGTCGCGGTCTACCTCGGTCGCGGCGGCGTGGTGCCGCATTCCGCCCCTGCCGTGCTGGCCAACCGCTATGGCGACTGCAAGGATCAGGCGGCGCTGCTGCAAGCCCTGCTGGCTGCGGCCGGCATGCCGGCCAGCGCCGCCTTGGTCAACAGCGGCACTGCCTACCGCCTGCCTTTGGTGCCGACGCTGGGCGTGCTCGATCACGTGATCGTGTATGTGCCGCAGCTGCAGCTATATCTCGACCCGGGCGCGGCAGGCGTCGCCGGCGGCTTGTTGCCACCCGCCCTGCTGGGCAAACCGGTGGTGCTGGCCGACAGCGGCGCATTTGCGATGACACCGGTATTCCAGCCGGCCCGCAGCCGCACGCTCACGCGCGTCGATCTGGCACCCGACGGCAGCCGCCGTTTCCAGGTGACGCGCTCCAGTGGGGATGCCGACCAGCACGGTGTCATCGAGGGTTTCGCCCAGTTGCCCGGCCCGGTCGCGCTGGCGACGGCTTTTCATGCCCGGGATGGTTTGATCGATGCGGTATTCAAGCTGGGACAGGAGCCGCGGCGGCAGCTGGACTTTGTCTGCCCGGCGATCGACGCCCAGCACGAGCTGCGTTACCGCTTGCCGGCCAATACGCGCGTGCTCGCGCTACCGCAAGCGCTGGTGGTGGACGACGGCAGGTTCTTCTACCGCTCGCAATATGCGCGGCGCGGCGCGACCGTGGTGGTCAAGCGGCGCCTGCAGTTCCGGCATACGGCGGCAACCTGCACGCCGCAAGACTACCGCGTCATGCGGCCGGCGCTGGTGCGCATGATGCGCGACCTGGAAGGACAGGTGCTGGTGCAGGTGCAGGGACGCTAA
- a CDS encoding patatin-like phospholipase family protein → MKALTFHAGPLALAQIGAHGLRAQDVAIVPAAAGGPKGLIFQALDAWMFGQWLPSAPRERDLIGASIGAWRMAAACQRDPAKAFARLGELYAGQRYASKKPSQGDIHAVVQGLLGEFVRGHEDDIVNHPHHRLHLLAVRGKGRLAAPGHAGAELRGFAAAALHNAGSRDWLGRLLERVVIGDGRSQAPWLRERFDAFTTHFSSLTRDNLATGLLASGTLPLLMKPVTDIAQAPPGSYWDGGIIDYHLALPYARAAGQAKGDLVLYPHFTQHIVPGWLDKGFPWRRAARGANRGWLDNVLIVAPSDDFLRTLPRGKLPDRADFKFHGLDHDARIRHWQRAMSEGQRLRDELAEFVARPDLARIRPL, encoded by the coding sequence ATGAAGGCACTTACTTTCCATGCCGGGCCGCTGGCCCTGGCCCAGATCGGCGCGCACGGACTGCGCGCGCAAGATGTCGCCATCGTCCCGGCTGCCGCGGGCGGGCCGAAGGGGCTGATCTTCCAGGCGCTCGACGCGTGGATGTTCGGCCAATGGCTGCCCTCGGCCCCGCGCGAGCGCGACCTGATCGGCGCCTCGATCGGCGCCTGGCGCATGGCCGCCGCCTGCCAGCGCGACCCGGCCAAGGCCTTTGCGCGCCTGGGCGAGCTGTACGCCGGCCAGCGCTACGCCAGCAAGAAGCCATCCCAGGGCGACATCCATGCAGTCGTGCAGGGCCTGCTGGGCGAATTCGTGCGCGGCCACGAAGACGACATCGTCAACCACCCGCACCACCGCCTGCACCTGCTGGCCGTGCGCGGCAAGGGCCGGCTGGCCGCGCCAGGCCACGCCGGCGCCGAACTGCGCGGGTTCGCCGCGGCGGCCCTGCACAATGCCGGCTCGCGCGACTGGCTCGGACGCCTGCTCGAACGCGTGGTAATCGGCGATGGGCGTTCGCAGGCGCCCTGGCTGCGCGAGCGCTTCGACGCTTTCACTACCCATTTTTCTTCGCTCACACGCGACAACCTGGCCACCGGCTTGCTGGCGTCGGGCACGCTGCCACTCCTGATGAAGCCGGTCACCGATATCGCGCAAGCGCCGCCCGGCAGCTACTGGGACGGCGGCATCATCGACTACCACCTGGCCTTGCCCTATGCGCGCGCCGCCGGGCAGGCCAAGGGCGACCTGGTGCTCTACCCGCACTTTACCCAGCACATCGTGCCGGGCTGGCTCGACAAGGGCTTTCCATGGCGCCGCGCCGCACGTGGCGCCAACCGCGGCTGGCTCGATAACGTGCTGATCGTCGCGCCGTCCGACGACTTCCTGCGCACCCTGCCACGCGGCAAACTGCCAGACCGCGCCGATTTCAAGTTTCACGGACTCGACCATGACGCGCGCATCCGCCACTGGCAGCGCGCGATGAGTGAGGGGCAGCGGCTGCGGGACGAGTTGGCCGAGTTCGTGGCCAGGCCCGACCTGGCGCGGATTCGGCCGCTCTAG
- a CDS encoding transglycosylase domain-containing protein codes for MKRSRILLLAPTLILAYLAMAALWAWVSFDAALASVPVPQLAPLSQRQSAILLRVEAPGFFGHYGLSIGTGQGLATISSAVARDVFLQRGQLDGVRGALQSMYQRVFACCKRIDLGRDVMALVIDARLTKHELLARYTASVYMGTHQGRQLRGLPQAAQAHLGKPLEAATEHEFVTLVAMIKAPNQFHPVRDPAALAQRSRRIEALLSGACKPDGWFDTDFDACDTTAPR; via the coding sequence ATGAAACGCTCCCGCATCCTCTTGCTTGCCCCTACTCTCATCCTCGCCTACCTGGCGATGGCCGCGCTCTGGGCATGGGTGTCATTCGACGCCGCCCTCGCCTCGGTGCCGGTGCCGCAGTTGGCGCCCCTGTCGCAGCGCCAGAGCGCCATCCTGCTGCGGGTCGAGGCCCCCGGCTTCTTCGGACACTATGGCCTGAGTATCGGCACCGGCCAGGGGCTGGCGACGATTTCCTCGGCCGTCGCGCGCGACGTATTCTTGCAGCGCGGACAGCTCGACGGCGTGCGGGGCGCCCTGCAGTCGATGTATCAACGCGTATTTGCCTGCTGCAAACGCATCGACCTGGGGCGCGATGTCATGGCGCTGGTGATCGATGCCCGGCTGACCAAGCACGAACTGCTGGCGCGCTACACGGCCAGCGTCTATATGGGCACCCACCAGGGCCGGCAGCTGCGGGGACTTCCCCAGGCGGCGCAGGCTCACCTTGGCAAGCCGCTCGAGGCCGCCACCGAACACGAATTCGTCACCCTGGTCGCAATGATCAAGGCCCCGAACCAGTTCCACCCGGTGCGCGATCCCGCGGCGCTGGCGCAGCGGTCGCGGCGCATCGAGGCCCTGCTGTCGGGCGCGTGCAAGCCTGATGGGTGGTTCGATACCGATTTCGACGCCTGCGACACCACGGCCCCGCGCTAG
- the ychF gene encoding redox-regulated ATPase YchF, which produces MSLQCGIVGLPNVGKSTLFNALTKAGIPAENYPFCTIEPNVGVVEVPDPRMQALADIVKPERMVPAIVEFVDIAGLVAGASKGEGLGNQFLSHIRETDAIVNVVRCFEDDNVIHVSGKVNPIDDIEVIQTELALADLTAVEKAIHRENKKARSGDKDAAKLVAMCERILPHLNEGQPVRTMGLDADEMALIRDLHLITAKPAMYVANVSDTGFTNNPLLDQLTEFAKKQNAPIVAISAAIEAEIAEMEDADKKDFLSDMGMDEPGLDRLIRAAYKLLGLQTYFTAGVKEVRAWTVKVGATAPQAAGVIHTDFERGFIRAQTIAYDDYIALKGEAGAKEAGKMRAEGKEYVVKDGDVLNFLFNV; this is translated from the coding sequence ATGAGTCTCCAATGCGGCATCGTCGGCCTGCCTAACGTCGGCAAGTCCACCCTGTTCAACGCCCTGACCAAGGCCGGCATCCCGGCCGAGAACTACCCGTTCTGCACGATCGAGCCGAACGTCGGCGTGGTCGAGGTGCCGGATCCGCGCATGCAGGCGCTGGCCGATATCGTCAAGCCGGAGCGCATGGTGCCTGCCATCGTCGAATTCGTGGACATCGCCGGCCTGGTGGCGGGCGCGTCGAAAGGCGAGGGCCTGGGCAATCAGTTCCTGTCGCACATCCGCGAAACCGACGCCATCGTCAACGTGGTGCGTTGCTTCGAAGATGACAACGTGATCCACGTCTCCGGCAAGGTCAACCCGATCGACGACATCGAGGTCATCCAGACCGAGCTGGCGCTGGCCGACCTGACCGCCGTCGAAAAGGCGATCCACCGCGAGAACAAGAAGGCCCGTTCGGGCGACAAGGACGCGGCCAAGCTGGTCGCGATGTGCGAGCGCATCCTGCCGCACCTGAACGAAGGCCAGCCAGTGCGCACCATGGGCCTGGACGCCGACGAGATGGCCCTGATCCGTGACCTGCACCTGATCACCGCCAAGCCGGCCATGTACGTGGCCAATGTCTCCGACACCGGCTTTACCAACAACCCGCTGCTGGACCAGCTGACCGAATTTGCGAAGAAGCAGAACGCGCCGATCGTGGCAATTTCCGCCGCCATCGAAGCCGAAATCGCCGAGATGGAAGATGCGGACAAGAAAGACTTCCTGTCCGACATGGGCATGGACGAGCCGGGCCTGGATCGCCTGATCCGCGCCGCCTACAAGCTGCTCGGCCTGCAGACCTATTTCACCGCCGGCGTCAAGGAAGTGCGCGCCTGGACCGTGAAGGTCGGCGCCACCGCACCACAAGCCGCGGGCGTGATCCACACCGACTTCGAGCGCGGCTTTATTCGAGCCCAGACCATTGCCTATGACGACTACATCGCCCTGAAGGGCGAAGCCGGCGCCAAGGAAGCGGGCAAGATGCGCGCCGAGGGCAAGGAGTACGTGGTCAAGGATGGGGATGTGCTGAACTTCCTGTTCAACGTCTGA
- the bla gene encoding metallo-beta-lactamase: protein MMNNTMTLAALALIGAAASNAAMAQDAITCTSCDEWNQPTTPFNIHGNTYYVGTAGLSAVLVTGPQGHVLLDGALPQSAPLIQKNIEALGFKMTDVKLILNSHAHFDHAGGLAALQRASGATIAHSPHGAQVLRDGTPGTDDPQYDPNERFTIAKVAQVKEVEDGATLAVGPLRFTVHYTPGHTSGGTT from the coding sequence ATGATGAACAACACGATGACACTGGCTGCCCTCGCACTGATAGGTGCTGCGGCGTCCAACGCTGCTATGGCGCAGGATGCCATCACCTGCACCTCCTGCGACGAATGGAACCAGCCCACTACCCCCTTCAACATCCACGGCAACACCTACTACGTCGGCACCGCCGGACTGTCCGCCGTGCTGGTCACTGGCCCGCAAGGCCACGTCCTGTTAGATGGCGCGTTGCCGCAATCGGCGCCGCTAATTCAGAAGAACATCGAAGCGCTCGGTTTCAAGATGACGGACGTTAAGCTCATCCTGAATTCGCACGCCCACTTCGACCACGCCGGCGGCCTGGCCGCCTTGCAGCGTGCCAGCGGCGCGACCATCGCCCACAGTCCGCATGGCGCCCAGGTGCTGCGCGACGGCACGCCGGGCACGGACGATCCGCAGTACGATCCGAACGAGCGCTTTACCATTGCGAAAGTCGCGCAGGTAAAAGAAGTCGAGGATGGCGCCACCCTGGCGGTCGGCCCGCTGCGCTTTACGGTCCACTATACGCCCGGCCACACGTCCGGCGGCACCACCTGA
- a CDS encoding MOSC domain-containing protein has protein sequence MATVTELVIYPIKSCAGIEVEEAQCGIDGLFAQGVHDREWMLVTREGLFLTQREFPRMALVTPRIAGDALDLDAPGMPLLRLPLAHDAGAPTITVQIWDDHIAAADCGDAAAAWFAAVLGTDCRLVRFRPDTQRATSTKWTGGAPAATRFADAYPILLIGQASLDDLNAKLVNAGRASLPMNRFRPNLVVDGLDAFEEDFLASLDAGGLMLRPVKPCARCPIPAIDQATGSIGPDPLDILQSYRANPRMDGAVCMGMNCIVAQGAGRRLRVGQELETTLRF, from the coding sequence ATGGCTACCGTGACCGAACTCGTTATTTACCCGATCAAGTCCTGCGCCGGCATCGAGGTAGAAGAGGCGCAATGCGGCATCGATGGTTTGTTCGCGCAGGGCGTGCACGACCGCGAATGGATGCTGGTCACGCGCGAAGGGCTGTTCCTGACCCAGCGCGAGTTCCCGCGCATGGCGCTGGTGACGCCCCGCATCGCCGGCGACGCGCTCGATCTCGATGCACCTGGCATGCCGCTGCTGCGCCTGCCGCTGGCGCACGATGCGGGCGCACCGACGATCACGGTGCAAATCTGGGACGACCACATCGCCGCCGCCGATTGCGGCGACGCCGCCGCCGCCTGGTTCGCTGCTGTTCTCGGCACGGATTGCCGGCTAGTGCGCTTTCGCCCGGACACGCAGCGTGCGACCAGCACCAAATGGACCGGCGGCGCCCCGGCGGCAACCCGCTTCGCCGACGCTTACCCGATCCTGCTGATTGGCCAGGCGTCGCTCGACGACCTGAACGCGAAGCTGGTCAACGCCGGCCGCGCGTCTTTGCCCATGAACCGCTTTCGCCCGAACCTGGTGGTCGATGGCCTCGACGCCTTTGAAGAAGATTTCCTGGCCTCGCTGGACGCGGGCGGATTGATGCTGCGGCCGGTGAAACCCTGTGCGCGCTGCCCGATCCCGGCGATCGACCAGGCCACGGGCAGCATCGGCCCCGACCCGCTCGACATCTTGCAGTCCTACCGCGCCAACCCGCGCATGGATGGCGCGGTCTGCATGGGCATGAATTGCATCGTCGCCCAGGGCGCGGGGCGGCGCCTGCGCGTCGGCCAGGAGCTGGAAACCACGCTGAGGTTTTGA
- a CDS encoding diguanylate cyclase: MHEPDTLTRELMLENETLRSRMTYLLEQAERNHSIMTRHQAFDLQIVGAGSFQELVTTIFRTLPVISELDTVTLSLVDPDADIYTVMHKLGVDYEQLPDLSFCEHASELGFDHVEGCPPRPLLGPYAPSQHCAMFPHPPAGLQTVALVPLLRNARLIGSLNLGSADAGRFTPALGTDFLEHMGSIIAICLENVISNEMLKFIGLTDALTGVYNRRYIDRRLVEEIARARRQSYRISCMYIDIDHFKKVNDSVGHGGGDDVLREVAARIKAELRISDALGRFGGEEFVVLLIDANLDSASVVAQRIRASVAATPMQLSSGEHVTVTVSIGVATLDDFERDHAIEGVAQELVAQADTALYRAKADGRNRVVTIS; encoded by the coding sequence ATGCACGAGCCAGATACGCTAACGCGAGAACTGATGTTGGAGAACGAGACCCTGCGTTCCCGCATGACGTACCTGCTCGAGCAAGCCGAACGCAACCATTCGATCATGACGCGTCACCAGGCTTTCGACCTGCAGATCGTTGGCGCCGGGTCGTTCCAGGAACTGGTGACGACGATTTTCCGCACGCTGCCGGTCATCTCCGAACTCGATACGGTAACGCTGTCGCTGGTCGATCCCGACGCCGACATCTATACCGTCATGCACAAGCTGGGCGTCGACTATGAGCAGCTGCCCGACCTGAGTTTCTGCGAGCATGCCAGCGAACTCGGTTTCGACCATGTCGAGGGATGTCCGCCGCGCCCGCTGCTCGGGCCTTATGCGCCGTCGCAGCACTGCGCGATGTTTCCGCACCCGCCAGCCGGGCTGCAGACCGTGGCGCTGGTGCCGCTGCTGCGCAATGCACGCCTGATCGGCAGCCTGAACCTGGGCAGCGCCGATGCGGGCCGCTTCACGCCGGCGCTGGGCACCGATTTTCTCGAGCACATGGGGTCGATCATCGCGATCTGCCTCGAGAACGTCATCAGTAACGAAATGCTCAAGTTCATCGGGCTGACCGATGCGCTCACCGGGGTCTACAACCGGCGCTACATCGACCGCCGCCTGGTGGAAGAGATCGCGCGCGCGCGCCGCCAGAGTTACCGCATCTCGTGCATGTACATCGATATCGATCACTTCAAGAAAGTGAACGACTCGGTCGGGCATGGCGGCGGCGACGACGTGCTGCGCGAGGTGGCGGCGCGCATCAAGGCCGAGCTGCGCATTTCGGATGCGCTCGGGCGCTTCGGCGGCGAAGAGTTCGTGGTGCTGCTGATCGATGCGAACCTGGACAGCGCCAGCGTGGTGGCGCAGCGGATTCGCGCCAGCGTTGCCGCCACGCCGATGCAACTGTCGAGCGGCGAGCATGTAACGGTAACGGTGTCGATCGGCGTGGCCACGCTCGATGATTTCGAGCGCGACCACGCCATCGAGGGCGTGGCGCAAGAACTGGTGGCACAGGCCGATACAGCCTTGTATCGCGCCAAAGCCGATGGGCGCAACAGAGTCGTCACGATCTCCTAG
- a CDS encoding cation:proton antiporter has translation MHSGLELTLLLLGCAVLGVVAFRMLHLPPMLGYLAVGVIIGPHALALAEDSPATRTLAEFGVVFLMFSIGLEFSLAQLKSMRRIVFGLGLAQVVVTIAVAMGCALFISYWAPDLHVSWQAAFALGGALAMSSTAIVVKMLTERLELESEHGRRIIGILLFQDLAVVPLLIMIPSLARPPEELVVTLGWAAVKAAFVLALLLIFGQKLMRNWFTIVAKRRSQELFMLNLLLVTLGLAWVTEQAGLSLALGAFVAGMLISETQYKHQVEEDIKPFRDVLLGLFFITVGMLLNVRLVLEHWWLVLALLVFPVLLKFAIIALLAKAFGSRDGVSMRTGLALAQAGEFGFVLLNLASGSKLIDPFLIQLVLASMVLSMLLAPFVIQNMDKLVLKVAVNEWMAQSLQLTQLASRTMKTHKHVIILGFGRSGQSLATMLSEEKLPWYALDLDPERVQEAQAAGANVSYGDAARREALIAAGINRASALVITSANTPLALKVLHLVHELAPNLPVIVRAHDDSDLDILKKAGATEVVPEALESSLMLASHALVVMGVPLRRVVHRVQNARDERYASLRGYFHGAGDVSDDPEHTYVRLHSVTLRSEAAAVGKRIAEMALEEVGAEVTTLRRNGQSLGWTPQTLLLVGDVLVLRGAGEAVNRAESRLL, from the coding sequence ATGCATTCCGGACTTGAACTGACCCTGCTCCTGCTGGGCTGCGCCGTACTCGGCGTAGTCGCTTTCCGGATGCTGCACCTGCCGCCGATGCTCGGCTACCTGGCCGTCGGCGTGATCATCGGCCCCCACGCGCTGGCGCTGGCCGAGGACAGTCCGGCCACCCGTACGCTGGCCGAATTCGGCGTGGTTTTCCTGATGTTTTCGATCGGGCTCGAGTTCTCGCTGGCCCAGCTCAAGTCGATGCGGCGCATCGTATTCGGGCTCGGCCTGGCGCAGGTGGTGGTGACCATCGCCGTGGCCATGGGCTGCGCCCTGTTCATCTCTTACTGGGCGCCCGATCTGCACGTGAGCTGGCAGGCGGCGTTCGCGCTGGGCGGCGCGCTGGCCATGTCGTCGACCGCGATCGTGGTCAAGATGCTGACCGAGCGGCTCGAGCTCGAGAGCGAACATGGCCGCCGCATCATCGGCATCTTGCTGTTCCAGGACCTGGCCGTGGTGCCGCTCCTGATCATGATCCCGTCGCTGGCGCGCCCGCCCGAAGAACTGGTGGTAACGCTCGGCTGGGCCGCCGTCAAGGCCGCCTTCGTGCTGGCCCTGCTCCTGATCTTTGGCCAGAAGCTGATGCGCAACTGGTTCACCATCGTCGCCAAGCGCCGCTCGCAAGAGCTGTTCATGCTCAACCTGCTGCTGGTGACGCTCGGCCTGGCCTGGGTTACCGAGCAGGCCGGCCTGTCGCTGGCGCTGGGCGCGTTTGTCGCCGGCATGCTGATCTCTGAAACCCAGTACAAGCACCAGGTGGAAGAAGACATCAAGCCCTTCCGCGATGTGCTGCTCGGGCTGTTCTTTATTACGGTGGGCATGCTGCTCAATGTCAGGCTGGTGCTGGAGCACTGGTGGCTGGTACTGGCGTTGCTGGTGTTCCCGGTACTGCTCAAGTTCGCGATCATCGCCTTGCTGGCCAAGGCCTTTGGCTCGCGCGACGGCGTATCGATGCGCACCGGCCTGGCGCTGGCCCAGGCCGGCGAATTCGGCTTTGTGCTGCTGAACCTGGCCTCGGGCTCGAAGCTGATCGATCCCTTCCTGATCCAGCTGGTGCTGGCCTCGATGGTGCTATCGATGCTGCTGGCGCCCTTCGTGATCCAGAACATGGACAAGCTGGTGCTGAAGGTGGCTGTCAACGAATGGATGGCCCAATCGCTGCAGCTGACCCAGCTCGCGAGCCGCACCATGAAAACCCACAAGCATGTGATCATCCTCGGCTTTGGCCGCAGCGGCCAGAGCCTGGCAACCATGCTCAGCGAAGAAAAGCTGCCCTGGTATGCGCTCGACCTGGACCCCGAACGGGTACAAGAAGCGCAGGCTGCCGGCGCCAACGTGTCCTACGGCGACGCCGCGCGCCGCGAAGCCCTGATCGCGGCCGGCATCAACCGCGCCAGTGCGCTGGTGATCACCTCCGCCAATACTCCCCTGGCGCTGAAGGTGCTGCACCTGGTGCACGAGCTGGCGCCGAACCTGCCGGTGATCGTGCGTGCCCATGACGACAGCGATCTCGATATCCTGAAAAAGGCCGGCGCCACCGAAGTGGTGCCGGAGGCGCTCGAGAGCAGCCTGATGCTCGCCTCGCATGCGCTGGTGGTAATGGGCGTGCCGCTGCGCCGCGTGGTGCACCGCGTGCAGAACGCGCGCGACGAACGCTATGCCTCGTTGCGTGGCTACTTCCATGGTGCCGGAGACGTCTCGGACGATCCCGAACACACTTATGTGCGCCTGCATTCGGTGACCCTGCGCAGCGAAGCGGCCGCGGTCGGCAAGCGCATCGCCGAGATGGCGCTGGAAGAAGTCGGCGCCGAAGTCACGACGCTGCGTCGCAATGGCCAGAGCCTGGGCTGGACGCCGCAGACGCTGCTGCTGGTAGGCGATGTGCTGGTACTGCGTGGAGCGGGAGAAGCGGTAAACCGGGCGGAAAGCCGTTTGCTGTAG
- a CDS encoding KpsF/GutQ family sugar-phosphate isomerase, whose amino-acid sequence MSVTDEKTMLKSFDTDQARRMLELGRETLAIEADAIRALHARLGDDDHFVRAVQLLYGCTGRVVVSGMGKSGHIGRKIAATLASTGTPAMFVHPGEAAHGDLGMVTAQDVFIAISNSGESSELLEILPAVKRMGSQVISMTGKPASRLARLSEIHLDISVAKEACTLNLAPTTSTTVTLAMGDALAVSLLDARGFREEDFAMSHPGGALGRRLLTHVRDVMRSGEAIPAVAPDTPLATALLEVSQKGMGMTAVVDAEGRPVGVFTDGDLRRLIERLHDFSNILIRDVMHAGPRTVHPEQLAVDAVAVMEEFRINQMLVVDADGRLVGALHIHDLTRAKVI is encoded by the coding sequence ATGAGTGTAACCGATGAAAAAACAATGCTGAAAAGTTTCGACACCGACCAGGCCCGCCGCATGCTGGAGCTTGGCCGCGAGACCCTTGCCATCGAAGCGGATGCGATCCGCGCGCTGCATGCACGCCTGGGCGACGACGACCATTTCGTGCGCGCGGTACAGCTGCTGTACGGCTGCACCGGCCGCGTGGTGGTGTCGGGCATGGGCAAATCGGGCCACATCGGCCGCAAGATCGCCGCCACGCTGGCCTCGACCGGCACCCCGGCCATGTTCGTGCACCCGGGCGAGGCCGCGCACGGCGACCTGGGCATGGTCACCGCGCAGGATGTGTTCATCGCCATCTCGAACTCGGGCGAATCGTCCGAGCTGCTGGAAATTTTGCCAGCTGTCAAAAGAATGGGCAGCCAGGTCATTTCCATGACCGGCAAGCCGGCTTCGCGCCTGGCCAGGCTGTCCGAGATCCACCTCGATATCTCGGTGGCCAAAGAAGCCTGCACCCTCAACCTGGCGCCGACTACCAGCACCACCGTCACGCTGGCGATGGGCGACGCGCTGGCCGTGTCGCTGCTCGACGCGCGCGGCTTTCGCGAAGAAGATTTCGCCATGTCGCACCCGGGCGGCGCCCTTGGCCGGCGCCTGCTGACCCATGTGCGCGACGTCATGCGTAGTGGCGAGGCCATTCCCGCGGTGGCCCCTGACACGCCGCTGGCCACAGCGCTGCTCGAAGTGTCCCAGAAGGGCATGGGCATGACCGCCGTGGTCGACGCCGAAGGTCGTCCGGTCGGGGTGTTCACCGATGGCGACTTGCGCCGCCTGATCGAACGCCTGCACGACTTTTCGAATATCCTGATCCGCGACGTGATGCATGCCGGGCCGCGGACCGTCCATCCGGAGCAGCTCGCGGTCGATGCCGTGGCCGTGATGGAAGAATTTCGCATCAACCAGATGCTGGTGGTCGATGCCGACGGACGCCTGGTGGGCGCGCTCCATATCCACGACCTGACCCGCGCCAAGGTGATCTAA
- a CDS encoding HAD family hydrolase codes for MNAQPTPLDHVQRAARVKVMIFDVDGVLTDGSLTYGPDGEVTKTFNVLDGLGIQLLGKSGVQTAIISARLSPVVVKRASDLGIAHVYQGIHDKRIGFAKLLEATGVSAEQCGYIGDDVIDLPLLTKVGFAVAVPSGHPDVQHRAHYVTKNAGGRGAVREVCDLVMRAQGTYEQALAPYLA; via the coding sequence ATGAACGCTCAACCGACCCCGCTCGACCATGTGCAGCGCGCCGCGCGTGTCAAGGTCATGATTTTCGATGTCGACGGCGTGCTCACCGACGGCAGCCTTACCTACGGTCCGGACGGCGAAGTCACCAAGACCTTCAATGTACTCGACGGCCTCGGCATCCAGCTGCTCGGCAAGTCCGGCGTGCAGACCGCGATCATCAGCGCGCGCCTGTCGCCGGTGGTGGTCAAGCGGGCCAGCGACCTTGGCATCGCCCACGTCTACCAGGGCATCCACGACAAGCGCATCGGCTTTGCCAAGCTGCTCGAGGCCACCGGGGTCAGCGCAGAGCAATGCGGCTATATCGGCGACGACGTAATCGACCTGCCGCTGCTGACCAAGGTGGGCTTCGCGGTGGCGGTGCCGTCGGGCCACCCGGACGTGCAGCACCGCGCGCATTACGTCACCAAGAACGCGGGCGGACGCGGCGCCGTGCGCGAGGTATGCGACCTGGTCATGCGTGCCCAGGGTACTTACGAACAGGCGCTCGCGCCATATCTTGCATAG